In Zingiber officinale cultivar Zhangliang chromosome 9B, Zo_v1.1, whole genome shotgun sequence, the genomic window AGGGTGGGCAAACGGTGTCGACTATTCGACATGGACCAGCGGCAAGAACTTCGCCATCGGTGACACCCTCGGTATATATGCTCTTTCCACTTCATATAGCTTGTCTGACTCATGTGTTCTTGTTTTTAACTAACAAccttcaaaataaaataaaataaataaataaatagataaataggGTGAAGGCGATAATTAGTGATGTTATTGCAGCGTTCAATTACGCCAGTGGGGCGCACACGGTGGACCGAGTGAGCTCCAGCGACTACAGCGCTTGCTCCTCCGGCAACGCCCTCAGCACCGACAACAGCGGGCAGACGACGGTCCCGCTCTCCAGCGCCGGCAACTACTACTTCATCTGCGGAGTCGCAGGCCACTGCGCCAACGGCATGAAGCTCACCATTGCCGTTGCATCACCCAGCTCTACGGCCACCTCCCCTCCCACTGGGACCACTACTACTCCTACTCCCACCATCAACACGCCCACCGGCACGACACCGTACTCAGCTGCCGGCAGGCTATCTCCGGCGTCCCTGTCGTTGCTCATGGTTGGTCTGATGCTAGCGGTTAAACTAGTGGTGGCCGTCTAAATGCTGTAAATTCAGTCAGGGTGGAGACAGTGCGAGCTATTGCGATCTCTCTATTTTTCGATGTGCAATTTTAGTTATAATTGAGATGTTGACTTTGGTGGCGGAAGATTAATAACGGTGGTTATTGTTCTACTTTCTTTTATGTCCTATTTACTGTTGTATGAAGAGAGTTCTAACACAGTAATAAATTGTACAAAAACAGTAAATATAcaataaacaggtaaataaaaaagaaatcgaGAAAATATATCTCTGGTTGAAGTGTCGGCGTGCCGActatctttagagaatttattgccgcccacggtacAAGGCTCTCCGgtaaaatcctcccaagatccgacaaccactcgcgtcgtccgtaggtgcactccaagacgaacgacgcactcggactcaacctcagatcgctaaAAACCAAACCTTAGGACAAACTCTCGGTAAGGAAGAAGACAGAGAGAGGGAAGGAGAGAAAGCAGACTGCTTCGGTGTGTTTTGAACCAGGAACAGAGGCAGTGTATCTATACACTCTAAAGCAGTGCACGAAGCAAAGCGTGCGTCGCTTCCGGACGTGCGGGATAGATGCGCTGCTTCCTTACGCGCGGACCAAACCTAAGTGCGTCGCTTCCTCACGCACGGACCAAACCCAAGAACCAGATCAAACCAGGCCGCCtgcaagcgcgaggcccacgagctggggatttgcaccctccCCCTACGCGCGATGATCGCatgcgtcgcgcccggtttatggatttccggctcgaaccccccgaaccacttgatttgggctcggcccgcgcATACGTATAGGCCCCCttaacattgctaagcaaggatggaaggactcCATATATAAGCTCTTTCAACCTTCttggcttagcaatgtgggactaaatgcatacacatatgcattaccaaaacatgaaaaatagtttgaattaaatacaaaaaactcaacaatcccccactaattcaaattattttggttGAAAACAAAGACTTatcctgaggcttggttgcaatgagcttttagtgaaaataccttccagtttgaattttcacctaagtacaccaatcttattcacataggtttgaagtgaactcagtcttgaacttaaaccttttatatgtgaaaatcaattggtaacaactcatcacgggcgacagttgaatccttctgggttggtgcattacagccatgccaccgaatcttgtttcataagtgctaaggagagttgcctagacctcccacactgcggccacacagttacacttacataggtgagttctccaaggatgtactgcgagcattttgtcattaagaccttgaactcattaagagctcctaagctcatccttactagcagtcaagcatctatccaaagaagagactatgagattacatctcaatcaatttgatgtttatggttcacccttataacttgtttatatcacattgaacctacttcttaggatctccaatcagataggttgggttgctgcTATAGgtgaaaccaggataggcctcggtcccattcccttactggatctcttgattttttcagaatcaagtcctttaatgagtggatcagcaatattgtcttttgaacttacaaagtccaatgacaccactctaAGAGacactcacgaatagactttaatcttattcgtacatgtctcttctatttctggttatacttggagcttctaatctgagctattgttatttgattatcacagtgtactgaaatagaaagtattgacttcatcatcaagggaatttcagaaagaagacccttaagtcaATCAGCTttagttactgtggtatccaaa contains:
- the LOC122023946 gene encoding blue copper protein-like, giving the protein MAIALCVILFFSGTVLSVTATDYTVGDSSGWANGVDYSTWTSGKNFAIGDTLAFNYASGAHTVDRVSSSDYSACSSGNALSTDNSGQTTVPLSSAGNYYFICGVAGHCANGMKLTIAVASPSSTATSPPTGTTTTPTPTINTPTGTTPYSAAGRLSPASLSLLMVGLMLAVKLVVAV